A stretch of the Edaphobacter acidisoli genome encodes the following:
- a CDS encoding TlpA family protein disulfide reductase translates to MRPFRNLLISSALLLACVQTVAAKPLPDLAFKDLNGHPQRLSSLRGSITVINFWATWCGPCRNELPRLADLAHRYAAKDVRFIAISVDEPKDQSKVAPYLSTNHLTIDAWLGADIDTLGRLHLGNIVPATIILDRDGTPIGRIEGEAQDTDITTYLDWLLSDRKATPPKPLIRRF, encoded by the coding sequence ATGCGCCCATTCCGCAATCTCCTGATATCCAGCGCCCTGCTGCTCGCCTGCGTTCAAACCGTAGCAGCAAAGCCGCTCCCCGACCTCGCCTTCAAAGACCTCAACGGACACCCGCAGCGCCTCTCCAGCCTGCGGGGTTCCATCACTGTCATCAACTTCTGGGCAACCTGGTGCGGGCCCTGCCGCAACGAGCTTCCTCGCCTCGCAGACCTCGCCCATCGCTATGCCGCTAAAGACGTGCGCTTCATCGCAATCTCTGTAGACGAGCCAAAAGATCAGAGCAAAGTCGCGCCTTATCTCTCCACCAACCACCTCACTATCGACGCATGGCTCGGCGCCGACATCGACACTCTCGGACGCCTGCATCTCGGCAACATCGTACCCGCCACCATCATCCTCGACCGCGACGGCACTCCTATCGGCCGCATCGAAGGCGAAGCCCAGGACACCGACATCACCACCTACCTCGACTGGCTCCTCAGCGACCGCAAGGCCACGCCACCCAAGCCGCTCATCCGCCGCTTCTAA
- a CDS encoding TonB-dependent receptor: MVTEMKTNAAVGVRAVSRFRVRWQWMALALAVVMMMVAPAYAQFESSSVLGYVRDASGAAIPNATVTLTNTATGIVQKATSDGDGRYEFSSVPIGSYTVSTEAGGFQRTETAAFKLTTDSRQRVDVAMKPGSVSETVTVSSAPTVLETETSSRGQVVGTRQIEDLPLNGRSYADLALLAPGVRKSFLENQSTTSREASFNVNGQRSAFNNFLLDGLDNNSYGTSNQGFANENIPPSPDAVSEFRLETDNYSAEYGRASGAVINASIRRGTNEFHGRAWDYIRNTDLNAVGPFAPTGGVKPTFIRNQFGGTFGGPIWKDHTFFFADYEGVRQIAKSFQTATLPTAEQRTGTFLLHRVDGSTAPIPLQNPITGQVYANGVIPAGAQTSFAKAVLAALPGTNTSAAAGTPNSFANNYAAFPRGTINDDKGDLRLDHTFNAKWSLFTVYSEHQTTIFDPPPFGGPAGGNGNANVHIFNRQIAGGVTYIITPNSLVDFRIGIGKNQGGKSPYNAGVPSLLTSNGITNGIPTASLIVRSLNAQSVTGFSQFGTQPASPQFQNPDVVNPKVNYTLVHGRNSMKFGYEFQAINTAINDYNPSYGQDNYGGKYSAMTGSPTDTGAGNNASAQIAQAQNLADFLFGNRNSYSLTNFFIASVRQRMNFMYFQDDIKVMPNLTVNAGLRYELATPQYEANNKLANFNPATKTLIQASNGSIYNRALVNMPLKNVAPRLGFAYSADQNTVFRGGYGITYTEFNRAGGENNLTYNGPNVVNATINNPAPTTTDLCVNDTQNQAQCFRQTQQGYSVNLTASSAFNPALVESRYIPANSPTGYIQNYFVGVQHQLPGGVAMDIAYVGNKGTHLQILADYNQAAICTQALASQCPGGTLAARRPIPTFATIEIAESAGTSNFNSLQMKLEKRYGNGLYLLNSFTWGRAFDLSSGHLETSNGDNSRVNFYNPSSDYGRSGYDQPLNNTTSIIYDLPYGAGRRWGGGAPLAVRELLGGWQVTVINNMNSGLPMNLNYTLPTSAGTVVTDIYTFRPSVSGNPKSPASARVKTASALNGYLNKANVFVPTTGSPFGNAQRNMVVGYAFFQTDLGLHKAFPLWKEGTSFDFRAEAFNVLNKVNYQDPDPNISDSGFGAITSAFPARQLQVAAKIIF; encoded by the coding sequence ATGGTGACTGAGATGAAAACAAACGCCGCCGTTGGTGTGCGGGCGGTGAGCCGTTTCCGCGTGAGATGGCAATGGATGGCCCTGGCGCTTGCCGTGGTGATGATGATGGTGGCGCCGGCTTATGCGCAGTTCGAGTCGTCTTCGGTGCTGGGATATGTAAGGGACGCCTCGGGTGCGGCGATTCCGAATGCGACGGTAACGCTGACAAACACGGCGACCGGGATTGTGCAGAAGGCGACGTCGGATGGAGACGGGCGGTATGAGTTTTCGAGCGTGCCGATTGGCAGCTATACGGTCTCGACTGAGGCGGGTGGGTTTCAGAGGACGGAGACGGCGGCGTTCAAGCTGACGACGGACTCGCGGCAGCGCGTGGATGTGGCAATGAAGCCGGGGTCGGTGAGCGAGACGGTGACGGTGTCATCGGCGCCGACGGTGCTGGAGACGGAGACGAGTTCGCGCGGTCAGGTGGTTGGGACGCGGCAGATTGAAGATCTCCCGCTGAATGGGCGGTCGTATGCGGACCTGGCGCTGCTGGCTCCCGGTGTGCGGAAGTCGTTTTTGGAGAACCAATCGACGACGAGCCGCGAGGCCTCGTTCAATGTGAATGGACAGCGGAGCGCGTTCAATAACTTCCTGCTGGATGGATTGGACAACAACTCGTACGGCACGTCGAACCAGGGTTTTGCGAATGAGAATATTCCTCCTTCGCCGGATGCGGTTTCGGAGTTCCGGCTGGAGACGGACAACTACAGCGCTGAGTATGGACGGGCTTCGGGCGCGGTGATCAATGCGTCGATCCGGCGCGGCACGAATGAGTTTCATGGACGCGCCTGGGACTACATTCGCAACACAGATTTGAATGCGGTGGGGCCGTTTGCGCCGACGGGTGGAGTGAAGCCGACGTTTATCCGGAACCAGTTTGGCGGGACGTTTGGCGGGCCGATCTGGAAAGACCATACGTTCTTCTTTGCGGACTATGAGGGCGTGCGGCAGATTGCGAAGAGCTTTCAGACGGCGACACTGCCGACAGCAGAGCAGCGGACGGGCACGTTCCTGCTGCATCGCGTGGATGGCTCGACCGCGCCGATTCCGCTGCAGAACCCGATTACAGGGCAGGTGTATGCGAATGGCGTGATTCCGGCTGGTGCTCAGACGTCGTTTGCGAAGGCAGTGCTTGCGGCGCTGCCGGGGACGAATACGAGCGCGGCGGCAGGCACGCCAAACTCGTTTGCGAACAACTATGCGGCGTTTCCGCGTGGCACGATCAATGACGACAAGGGCGACCTGCGGCTGGACCATACATTCAATGCGAAGTGGAGCCTGTTCACGGTCTACAGCGAGCACCAGACGACGATCTTCGATCCTCCTCCGTTTGGCGGGCCGGCGGGCGGCAATGGCAATGCGAACGTACATATCTTCAACCGGCAGATTGCGGGCGGTGTGACGTACATCATTACGCCGAACTCGCTCGTGGATTTTCGCATTGGGATTGGCAAGAACCAGGGCGGCAAGTCGCCGTATAACGCGGGCGTGCCGAGTTTGCTGACTTCGAATGGAATTACGAATGGGATTCCGACGGCTTCGCTGATTGTGCGGTCTCTGAATGCGCAGTCGGTGACGGGCTTCTCGCAGTTTGGCACACAGCCTGCGAGCCCGCAGTTCCAGAACCCGGATGTGGTGAACCCGAAGGTGAACTACACGCTGGTGCATGGACGGAACTCGATGAAGTTCGGCTATGAATTCCAGGCCATCAATACGGCGATCAACGACTACAACCCGAGCTATGGGCAGGACAACTACGGCGGGAAGTATTCGGCGATGACGGGTTCGCCGACGGATACAGGTGCGGGGAACAATGCTTCGGCGCAGATTGCGCAGGCGCAGAACCTGGCGGACTTTTTGTTCGGCAACCGGAACTCGTATTCGCTGACGAACTTCTTTATTGCGAGCGTGCGGCAGCGGATGAACTTCATGTACTTCCAGGACGACATCAAGGTGATGCCGAACCTGACGGTGAATGCAGGCTTGCGCTATGAGCTGGCGACGCCGCAGTATGAGGCGAATAACAAGCTGGCGAACTTCAATCCCGCGACGAAGACGCTAATTCAGGCGTCGAATGGGTCGATTTACAACCGCGCGCTGGTGAATATGCCGCTCAAGAATGTGGCGCCGCGGCTGGGCTTTGCTTACAGCGCGGACCAGAACACGGTGTTTCGCGGGGGATACGGCATCACGTATACGGAGTTCAATCGCGCGGGAGGCGAGAACAACCTGACGTACAACGGGCCGAACGTGGTGAATGCGACGATCAACAATCCGGCGCCTACGACCACGGATCTTTGCGTGAACGATACGCAGAACCAGGCGCAGTGCTTCAGGCAGACGCAGCAGGGTTACTCGGTGAATCTGACGGCTTCGTCGGCGTTCAACCCGGCGCTGGTGGAGTCGCGATATATTCCTGCGAACTCGCCGACGGGATATATCCAGAACTACTTCGTGGGTGTGCAGCATCAGTTGCCGGGCGGTGTGGCGATGGATATTGCCTACGTGGGGAACAAGGGAACGCACCTGCAGATTCTGGCGGATTACAACCAGGCGGCGATCTGCACGCAGGCGCTGGCTTCGCAGTGCCCGGGTGGAACGCTGGCGGCGCGGCGGCCGATTCCGACGTTTGCGACGATTGAGATTGCGGAGAGCGCAGGGACCTCGAACTTCAACTCGCTGCAGATGAAGCTGGAGAAGCGCTATGGGAATGGGCTTTATCTGCTGAACTCGTTTACGTGGGGGCGGGCGTTTGATTTGTCTTCGGGCCACCTGGAGACGAGCAACGGCGATAACTCGCGTGTGAATTTTTACAATCCGTCGAGCGATTATGGGCGGTCGGGCTATGACCAGCCGCTGAATAATACGACTTCGATCATCTACGACCTGCCGTACGGGGCGGGACGCAGATGGGGTGGCGGCGCACCGCTGGCCGTGCGGGAGTTGCTGGGTGGATGGCAGGTGACGGTGATCAACAACATGAACAGTGGATTGCCGATGAACCTGAACTACACGCTGCCGACTTCGGCGGGAACGGTGGTGACGGACATCTACACGTTCCGGCCGAGTGTGTCGGGGAACCCGAAGTCGCCTGCTTCGGCGCGGGTGAAGACGGCGAGCGCGTTGAATGGGTATCTGAACAAGGCGAATGTGTTTGTGCCGACGACGGGTAGCCCGTTTGGCAATGCGCAGAGAAACATGGTCGTGGGATATGCATTCTTCCAGACAGATTTGGGACTGCATAAGGCGTTTCCGCTGTGGAAGGAAGGCACGAGCTTCGACTTCCGCGCGGAGGCGTTCAATGTCTTGAACAAGGTGAATTATCAGGATCCAGACCCGAACATCAGTGACTCGGGGTTTGGTGCGATTACGTCGGCGTTTCCGGCACGGCAGTTGCAAGTGGCGGCTAAGATTATTTTCTGA
- a CDS encoding phosphatidylinositol-specific phospholipase C1-like protein, which translates to MTLRDVVCVSVGAALVGAGAVAMAQQTSSAAQDKVVRLNQIQVIGSHNSYHAGFAPSERKWLEVHAPKALHGLDYHHAPLGDQLSGGVRQIELDIFADPDGGRYSHLYLDDAVKKAGLAPDPSFDPNHEMGMPGFKVFHMQGFDQRSNCLRFVVCLTEVREWSKAHPEHLPIFILVETKEGDVKEIPDAPKAIQFTPALLDAMDKEILSVFPKDEIVTPDDVRGKYATLVEAVRAGNWPTLADARGKVVFLMDQRNEEDRYTQGHPSLRGRILFTNAVPGAPDAAFTEQNEGSPAEINSLVKQGYLVRTRSDEGTEEARTNDTRRRDEVLASGAQIVSTDYPMSEPSQWTTFVVGLPGGLVARCNPVTKPAGCVDGLLGQVPVK; encoded by the coding sequence ATGACTCTTCGTGATGTAGTGTGTGTTTCCGTGGGCGCGGCACTTGTGGGTGCGGGCGCTGTGGCGATGGCTCAGCAGACGAGTTCGGCGGCGCAGGACAAGGTGGTGCGGCTGAACCAGATTCAGGTGATTGGCTCGCACAACAGCTATCACGCGGGGTTTGCGCCGAGTGAACGGAAGTGGCTGGAGGTGCATGCTCCGAAGGCGTTGCATGGCCTGGACTATCACCATGCTCCGCTGGGGGACCAGCTTTCGGGTGGAGTGAGGCAGATTGAGCTGGATATTTTTGCGGATCCGGATGGCGGAAGATACTCGCATCTCTATCTGGACGATGCGGTGAAGAAGGCGGGATTGGCGCCGGACCCGAGCTTTGACCCGAACCATGAGATGGGGATGCCGGGGTTCAAGGTGTTTCATATGCAAGGGTTTGATCAGCGGAGTAACTGCCTGCGGTTTGTGGTGTGTTTGACGGAGGTGAGGGAGTGGTCGAAGGCGCATCCGGAGCACCTGCCGATTTTTATTCTGGTCGAGACGAAGGAAGGCGATGTGAAGGAGATACCAGACGCGCCGAAGGCGATTCAGTTTACGCCGGCGCTGCTCGATGCGATGGATAAGGAGATTCTGTCGGTGTTTCCGAAGGACGAGATCGTTACGCCGGACGATGTGCGCGGGAAGTACGCGACGCTGGTGGAGGCGGTGCGCGCGGGCAACTGGCCTACGCTGGCAGACGCGCGGGGCAAGGTCGTCTTCCTGATGGACCAGCGGAATGAGGAGGACCGGTATACGCAGGGGCATCCTTCGCTGCGTGGGCGGATTTTGTTCACCAATGCTGTGCCGGGCGCGCCGGATGCGGCGTTCACGGAGCAGAATGAGGGGTCACCTGCGGAGATCAATTCACTGGTGAAGCAGGGATATCTGGTGAGGACGCGATCGGATGAAGGGACGGAAGAGGCGCGCACGAACGATACGCGGCGGCGCGATGAGGTGTTGGCCAGCGGAGCACAGATTGTGAGTACGGATTATCCAATGTCGGAGCCTTCGCAGTGGACGACGTTTGTGGTGGGGCTTCCGGGGGGACTTGTGGCGCGATGCAATCCGGTGACAAAGCCTGCTGGGTGTGTGGATGGGTTGCTGGGGCAGGTTCCGGTGAAGTAA